One part of the Arabidopsis thaliana chromosome 4, partial sequence genome encodes these proteins:
- the HA2 gene encoding H[+]-ATPase 2 (H(+)-ATPase 2 (HA2); FUNCTIONS IN: ATPase activity, hydrogen-exporting ATPase activity, phosphorylative mechanism; INVOLVED IN: cation transport, metabolic process, ATP biosynthetic process; LOCATED IN: plasma membrane, membrane; EXPRESSED IN: 27 plant structures; EXPRESSED DURING: 14 growth stages; CONTAINS InterPro DOMAIN/s: ATPase, P-type, ATPase-associated domain (InterPro:IPR008250), ATPase, P-type cation-transporter, N-terminal (InterPro:IPR004014), Haloacid dehalogenase-like hydrolase (InterPro:IPR005834), ATPase, P-type, H+ transporting proton pump (InterPro:IPR000695), ATPase, P-type, K/Mg/Cd/Cu/Zn/Na/Ca/Na/H-transporter (InterPro:IPR001757), ATPase, P-type, plasma-membrane proton-efflux (InterPro:IPR006534), ATPase, P-type phosphorylation site (InterPro:IPR018303); BEST Arabidopsis thaliana protein match is: H(+)-ATPase 1 (TAIR:AT2G18960.1); Has 36409 Blast hits to 32614 proteins in 3160 species: Archae - 700; Bacteria - 23090; Metazoa - 3798; Fungi - 2556; Plants - 1882; Viruses - 3; Other Eukaryotes - 4380 (source: NCBI BLink).) codes for MSSLEDIKNETVDLEKIPIEEVFQQLKCSREGLTTQEGEDRIQIFGPNKLEEKKESKLLKFLGFMWNPLSWVMEMAAIMAIALANGDGRPPDWQDFVGIICLLVINSTISFIEENNAGNAAAALMAGLAPKTKVLRDGKWSEQEAAILVPGDIVSIKLGDIIPADARLLEGDPLKVDQSALTGESLPVTKHPGQEVFSGSTCKQGEIEAVVIATGVHTFFGKAAHLVDSTNQVGHFQKVLTAIGNFCICSIAIGMVIEIIVMYPIQRRKYRDGIDNLLVLLIGGIPIAMPTVLSVTMAIGSHRLSQQGAITKRMTAIEEMAGMDVLCSDKTGTLTLNKLSVDKNLVEVFCKGVEKDQVLLFAAMASRVENQDAIDAAMVGMLADPKEARAGIREVHFLPFNPVDKRTALTYIDGSGNWHRVSKGAPEQILELAKASNDLSKKVLSIIDKYAERGLRSLAVARQVVPEKTKESPGAPWEFVGLLPLFDPPRHDSAETIRRALNLGVNVKMITGDQLAIGKETGRRLGMGTNMYPSSALLGTHKDANLASIPVEELIEKADGFAGVFPEHKYEIVKKLQERKHIVGMTGDGVNDAPALKKADIGIAVADATDAARGASDIVLTEPGLSVIISAVLTSRAIFQRMKNYTIYAVSITIRIVFGFMLIALIWEFDFSAFMVLIIAILNDGTIMTISKDRVKPSPTPDSWKLKEIFATGVVLGGYQAIMTVIFFWAAHKTDFFSDTFGVRSIRDNNHELMGAVYLQVSIISQALIFVTRSRSWSFVERPGALLMIAFLIAQLIATLIAVYANWEFAKIRGIGWGWAGVIWLYSIVTYFPLDVFKFAIRYILSGKAWLNLFENKTAFTMKKDYGKEEREAQWALAQRTLHGLQPKEAVNIFPEKGSYRELSEIAEQAKRRAEIARLRELHTLKGHVESVVKLKGLDIETPSHYTV; via the exons ATGTCGAGTCTCGAAGATATCAAGAACGAGACTGTTGATCTG gAAAAAATTCCGATTGAGGAAGTTTTCCAGCAGCTAAAATGTTCAAGGGAAGGATTGACAACGCAGGAAGGGGAGGACAGGATTCAGATCTTTGGCCCCAACAAGCTCGAAGAGAAAAAG GAAAGCAAACTTCTGAAGTTTTTGGGGTTTATGTGGAATCCACTTTCATGGGTCATGGAAATGGCTGCAATCATGGCCATTGCTTTGGCCAACGGTGATGGTAGGCCTCCGGATTGGCAGGATTTTGTTGGTATTATCTGTCTGTTGGTTATCAACTCTACCATCAGTTTTATCGAAGAAAACAATGCTGGTAATGCTGCTGCTGCTCTTATGGCTGGTCTTGCTCCTAAAACcaag gTTCTTAGGGATGGAAAGTGGAGTGAACAAGAAGCTGCTATTCTTGTCCCAGGAGATATTGTTAGCATTAAATTAGGAGACATTATCCCAGCTGATGCCCGTCTACTTGAAGGTGATCCTTTAAAGGTTGACCAATCTGCTCTAACTGGAGAGTCCCTTCCTGTAACCAAGCACCCGGGTCAAGAAGTTTTCTCTGGTTCAACCTGCAAACAAGGAGAAATCGAGGCGGTTGTTATTGCCACTGGGGTTCATACCTTCTTCGGTAAAGCTGCTCACCTTGTGGACAGCACTAACCAAGTTGGACATTTCCAGAAGGTTCTTACAGCCATTGGGAACTTCTGTATCTGTTCCATTGCTATCGGTATGGTGATTGAGATCATCGTCATGTATCCGATCCAACGCCGAAAGTACAGAGATGGAATTGACAACCTTTTGGTCCTCTTGATCGGTGGTATCCCCATTGCTATGCCTACAGTCTTGTCCGTGACCATGGCTATTGGGTCTCACAGGTTGTCTCAGCAAGGTGCCATCACCAAGCGTATGACTGCCATTGAAGAGATGGCAGGAATGGATGTCCTGTGCAGTGACAAAACCGGGACACTAACCCTCAACAAATTGAGTGTGGACAAAAACTTGGTCGAGGTTTTCTGCAAGGGTGTGGAGAAAGATCAAGTCCTATTATTTGCAGCTATGGCTTCCAGGGTTGAGAACCAGGATGCCATTGATGCAGCCATGGTTGGGATGCTTGCTGATCCAAAGGAG GCTAGAGCTGGAATCAGGGAAGTTCACTTCCTTCCATTCAACCCTGTGGATAAGAGAACTGCTTTGACTTACATTGACGGCAGTGGTAACTGGCACAGAGTCAGTAAAGGTGCTCCTGAGCAG ATCCTCGAACTTGCCAAAGCCAGCAATGATCTTAGCAAGAAGGTGCTCTCCATTATTGACAAGTATGCTGAGCGTGGTCTTAGGTCGTTGGCTGTTGCTCGCCAG GTGGTGccagagaaaacaaaggaaagcCCAGGTGCGCCATGGGAATTTGTTGGCTTGTTGCCACTTTTTGATCCCCCAAGACATGACAGTGCTGAAACAATTCGACGGGCTTTGAATCTTGGTGTTAACGTCAAGATGATCACTG GTGACCAACTTGCTATTGGTAAGGAAACTGGTCGCAGACTTGGAATGGGAACAAACATGTATCCATCTTCGGCTCTTCTTGGTACACACAAAGACGCAAACCTCGCATCCATTCCTGTTGAGGAGTTGATTGAAAAGGCTGATGGATTTGCCGGAGTCTTCCCAG aGCACAAATACGAAATTGTGAAAAAGTTGCAGGAGAGGAAGCATATTGTTGGAATGACTGGTGATGGTGTCAATGATGCCCCTGCTCTAAAGAAAGCTGATATCGGTATTGCTGTTGCTGATGCTACAGATGCTGCTCGTGGTGCTTCAGATATCGTGCTCACTGAGCCTGGACTCAGCGTTATTATCAGTGCTGTTCTCACCAGCAGAGCTATTTTCCAGAGAATGAAGAACTATACT ATCTATGCAGTCTCAATCACCATCCGTATTGTG TTTGGTTTCATGCTTATTGCTTTGATATGGGAATTTGACTTCTCAGCCTTCATGGTTCTGATCATTGCCATTCTTAACGACG GTACCATCATGACAATCTCAAAGGACAGAGTTAAGCCATCTCCCACACCTGATAGCTGGAAACTTAAAGAAATTTTTGCTACTGGAGTCGTTCTAGGAGGCTACCAGGCCATCATGACTGTTATTTTCTTCTGGGCGGCGCACAAGACTGACTTTTTCTCG GACACATTCGGTGTGAGGTCCATTAGGGACAATAACCACGAGCTAATGGGTGCGGTGTACTTACAAGTTAGTATCATTAGTCAAGCTCTGATCTTCGTCACAAGATCAAGGAGTTGGTCTTTTGTTGAACGTCCTGGAGCATTGCTGATGATTGCTTTCCTCATTGCACAACTG ATTGCTACTTTGATTGCGGTTTACGCCAACTGGGAATTTGCAAAGATTAGGGGTATTGGATGGGGATGGGCTGGTGTGATCTGGCTATACAGTATTGTCACATACTTCCCATTGGACGTTTTCAAGTTTGCCATTCGATACATCTTGAGCGGAAAGGCGTGGCTCAACTTGTTTGAGAACAAGACGGCTTTCACGATGAAGAAAGATTAcggaaaagaagagagagaggctCAATGGGCACTTGCTCAAAGGACACTTCACGGTTTACAGCCAAAAGAAGCTGTTAACATCTTCCCTGAGAAAGGAAGTTACAGAGAATTGTCTGAGATCGCTGAGCAAGCTAAGAGAAGAGCTGAGATCGCTAG GCTTAGGGAGCTGCACACACTCAAGGGACATGTGGAATCAGTCGTGAAGCTAAAGGGCTTGGACATTGAAACTCCCAGTCACTACACTGTGTag
- the HA2 gene encoding H[+]-ATPase 2 (H(+)-ATPase 2 (HA2); FUNCTIONS IN: ATPase activity, hydrogen-exporting ATPase activity, phosphorylative mechanism; INVOLVED IN: cation transport, metabolic process, ATP biosynthetic process; LOCATED IN: plasma membrane; EXPRESSED IN: 25 plant structures; EXPRESSED DURING: 13 growth stages; CONTAINS InterPro DOMAIN/s: ATPase, P-type, ATPase-associated domain (InterPro:IPR008250), ATPase, P-type, H+ transporting proton pump (InterPro:IPR000695), ATPase, P-type cation-transporter, N-terminal (InterPro:IPR004014), Haloacid dehalogenase-like hydrolase (InterPro:IPR005834), ATPase, P-type, K/Mg/Cd/Cu/Zn/Na/Ca/Na/H-transporter (InterPro:IPR001757), ATPase, P-type, plasma-membrane proton-efflux (InterPro:IPR006534), ATPase, P-type phosphorylation site (InterPro:IPR018303); BEST Arabidopsis thaliana protein match is: H(+)-ATPase 1 (TAIR:AT2G18960.1).), whose translation MSSLEDIKNETVDLEKIPIEEVFQQLKCSREGLTTQEGEDRIQIFGPNKLEEKKESKLLKFLGFMWNPLSWVMEMAAIMAIALANGDGRPPDWQDFVGIICLLVINSTISFIEENNAGNAAAALMAGLAPKTKVLRDGKWSEQEAAILVPGDIVSIKLGDIIPADARLLEGDPLKVDQSALTGESLPVTKHPGQEVFSGSTCKQGEIEAVVIATGVHTFFGKAAHLVDSTNQVGHFQKVLTAIGNFCICSIAIGMVIEIIVMYPIQRRKYRDGIDNLLVLLIGGIPIAMPTVLSVTMAIGSHRLSQQGAITKRMTAIEEMAGMDVLCSDKTGTLTLNKLSVDKNLVEVFCKGVEKDQVLLFAAMASRVENQDAIDAAMVGMLADPKEARAGIREVHFLPFNPVDKRTALTYIDGSGNWHRVSKGAPEQILELAKASNDLSKKVLSIIDKYAERGLRSLAVARQVVPEKTKESPGAPWEFVGLLPLFDPPRHDSAETIRRALNLGVNVKMITGDQLAIGKETGRRLGMGTNMYPSSALLGTHKDANLASIPVEELIEKADGFAGVFPGYNLLIYCLDYKPHYMFIAKVVMLVLSFVFFIAEHKYEIVKKLQERKHIVGMTGDGVNDAPALKKADIGIAVADATDAARGASDIVLTEPGLSVIISAVLTSRAIFQRMKNYTIYAVSITIRIVFGFMLIALIWEFDFSAFMVLIIAILNDGTIMTISKDRVKPSPTPDSWKLKEIFATGVVLGGYQAIMTVIFFWAAHKTDFFSDTFGVRSIRDNNHELMGAVYLQVSIISQALIFVTRSRSWSFVERPGALLMIAFLIAQLIATLIAVYANWEFAKIRGIGWGWAGVIWLYSIVTYFPLDVFKFAIRYILSGKAWLNLFENKTAFTMKKDYGKEEREAQWALAQRTLHGLQPKEAVNIFPEKGSYRELSEIAEQAKRRAEIARLRELHTLKGHVESVVKLKGLDIETPSHYTV comes from the exons ATGTCGAGTCTCGAAGATATCAAGAACGAGACTGTTGATCTG gAAAAAATTCCGATTGAGGAAGTTTTCCAGCAGCTAAAATGTTCAAGGGAAGGATTGACAACGCAGGAAGGGGAGGACAGGATTCAGATCTTTGGCCCCAACAAGCTCGAAGAGAAAAAG GAAAGCAAACTTCTGAAGTTTTTGGGGTTTATGTGGAATCCACTTTCATGGGTCATGGAAATGGCTGCAATCATGGCCATTGCTTTGGCCAACGGTGATGGTAGGCCTCCGGATTGGCAGGATTTTGTTGGTATTATCTGTCTGTTGGTTATCAACTCTACCATCAGTTTTATCGAAGAAAACAATGCTGGTAATGCTGCTGCTGCTCTTATGGCTGGTCTTGCTCCTAAAACcaag gTTCTTAGGGATGGAAAGTGGAGTGAACAAGAAGCTGCTATTCTTGTCCCAGGAGATATTGTTAGCATTAAATTAGGAGACATTATCCCAGCTGATGCCCGTCTACTTGAAGGTGATCCTTTAAAGGTTGACCAATCTGCTCTAACTGGAGAGTCCCTTCCTGTAACCAAGCACCCGGGTCAAGAAGTTTTCTCTGGTTCAACCTGCAAACAAGGAGAAATCGAGGCGGTTGTTATTGCCACTGGGGTTCATACCTTCTTCGGTAAAGCTGCTCACCTTGTGGACAGCACTAACCAAGTTGGACATTTCCAGAAGGTTCTTACAGCCATTGGGAACTTCTGTATCTGTTCCATTGCTATCGGTATGGTGATTGAGATCATCGTCATGTATCCGATCCAACGCCGAAAGTACAGAGATGGAATTGACAACCTTTTGGTCCTCTTGATCGGTGGTATCCCCATTGCTATGCCTACAGTCTTGTCCGTGACCATGGCTATTGGGTCTCACAGGTTGTCTCAGCAAGGTGCCATCACCAAGCGTATGACTGCCATTGAAGAGATGGCAGGAATGGATGTCCTGTGCAGTGACAAAACCGGGACACTAACCCTCAACAAATTGAGTGTGGACAAAAACTTGGTCGAGGTTTTCTGCAAGGGTGTGGAGAAAGATCAAGTCCTATTATTTGCAGCTATGGCTTCCAGGGTTGAGAACCAGGATGCCATTGATGCAGCCATGGTTGGGATGCTTGCTGATCCAAAGGAG GCTAGAGCTGGAATCAGGGAAGTTCACTTCCTTCCATTCAACCCTGTGGATAAGAGAACTGCTTTGACTTACATTGACGGCAGTGGTAACTGGCACAGAGTCAGTAAAGGTGCTCCTGAGCAG ATCCTCGAACTTGCCAAAGCCAGCAATGATCTTAGCAAGAAGGTGCTCTCCATTATTGACAAGTATGCTGAGCGTGGTCTTAGGTCGTTGGCTGTTGCTCGCCAG GTGGTGccagagaaaacaaaggaaagcCCAGGTGCGCCATGGGAATTTGTTGGCTTGTTGCCACTTTTTGATCCCCCAAGACATGACAGTGCTGAAACAATTCGACGGGCTTTGAATCTTGGTGTTAACGTCAAGATGATCACTG GTGACCAACTTGCTATTGGTAAGGAAACTGGTCGCAGACTTGGAATGGGAACAAACATGTATCCATCTTCGGCTCTTCTTGGTACACACAAAGACGCAAACCTCGCATCCATTCCTGTTGAGGAGTTGATTGAAAAGGCTGATGGATTTGCCGGAGTCTTCCCAGGTTATAATCTGCTTATTTATTGTTTGGATTATAAACCTCACTATATGTTCATTGCAAAGGTGGTGATGTTAGTTctaagctttgttttttttattgcagaGCACAAATACGAAATTGTGAAAAAGTTGCAGGAGAGGAAGCATATTGTTGGAATGACTGGTGATGGTGTCAATGATGCCCCTGCTCTAAAGAAAGCTGATATCGGTATTGCTGTTGCTGATGCTACAGATGCTGCTCGTGGTGCTTCAGATATCGTGCTCACTGAGCCTGGACTCAGCGTTATTATCAGTGCTGTTCTCACCAGCAGAGCTATTTTCCAGAGAATGAAGAACTATACT ATCTATGCAGTCTCAATCACCATCCGTATTGTG TTTGGTTTCATGCTTATTGCTTTGATATGGGAATTTGACTTCTCAGCCTTCATGGTTCTGATCATTGCCATTCTTAACGACG GTACCATCATGACAATCTCAAAGGACAGAGTTAAGCCATCTCCCACACCTGATAGCTGGAAACTTAAAGAAATTTTTGCTACTGGAGTCGTTCTAGGAGGCTACCAGGCCATCATGACTGTTATTTTCTTCTGGGCGGCGCACAAGACTGACTTTTTCTCG GACACATTCGGTGTGAGGTCCATTAGGGACAATAACCACGAGCTAATGGGTGCGGTGTACTTACAAGTTAGTATCATTAGTCAAGCTCTGATCTTCGTCACAAGATCAAGGAGTTGGTCTTTTGTTGAACGTCCTGGAGCATTGCTGATGATTGCTTTCCTCATTGCACAACTG ATTGCTACTTTGATTGCGGTTTACGCCAACTGGGAATTTGCAAAGATTAGGGGTATTGGATGGGGATGGGCTGGTGTGATCTGGCTATACAGTATTGTCACATACTTCCCATTGGACGTTTTCAAGTTTGCCATTCGATACATCTTGAGCGGAAAGGCGTGGCTCAACTTGTTTGAGAACAAGACGGCTTTCACGATGAAGAAAGATTAcggaaaagaagagagagaggctCAATGGGCACTTGCTCAAAGGACACTTCACGGTTTACAGCCAAAAGAAGCTGTTAACATCTTCCCTGAGAAAGGAAGTTACAGAGAATTGTCTGAGATCGCTGAGCAAGCTAAGAGAAGAGCTGAGATCGCTAG GCTTAGGGAGCTGCACACACTCAAGGGACATGTGGAATCAGTCGTGAAGCTAAAGGGCTTGGACATTGAAACTCCCAGTCACTACACTGTGTag